A region of the Halanaerobiales bacterium genome:
AATATAATTTTTTGTCGGCAGGAGTTAAATTGCCTGTCTGGCCTACCACAGCGATTCCTTTATCATTAACTGTTTTAATAAATTCTTCTCTCGATAAATTAACATTAAATCCTGGAATAGATTCTAATTTATCAATTGTACCACCTGTATGTCCCAAACCTCTTCCTGACATTTTGGCTACCGGAAGACCTGCAGCAGCAACTAAAGGAGCTAACACTAATGTTGTAGTATCGCCAACTCCTCCAGTACTATGTTTATCTACTTTAAAACCTTTTATATCGCTCAAATCAATCATATCCCCGGATTTAGCCATTGCTGTTGTTAAATGGGCTGTTTCTAAAGAAGTCATCCCCTGAAAGAAAACAGCCATTGCCCAGGCCGATAATTGATAATCAGGTATATCTTCTTTTGTATATCCTTCAATTAGATAATCAATTTCTTTTTTAGTATGCTCTTTACCTTCTCTTTTATTAAAAATAATATCATAAGGTCTCATAACTGATACCCCTTTTTATAATTTTTATTATTCAATTCTTTTTAAAATTGTTCTTACTAATTTTTTAAATTCAGGTTTTACTTTTTCAGTTATTTCTATTACTTCTTCGTGATTTAATGGTTGAGGAAGAATACCAGCAGCCATATTGGTTATACAGGATATTCCTAATACATCAATATCCATATGATTGGCTACTATTACTTCCGGTACTGTAGACATACCTACAGCATCTGCACCATCTTTCCTCAGTTTCCTAATTTCAGCAGGTGTTTCAAAACTGGGACCTGACATTCCAGCATAAACTCCATTTCTCACTGTTAAGGATTCTTCCCTTGCAGTTTTTTCTGCAATATTTCTTAAATTTTTATCATATGCTTCAGACATATCTGGAAAACGAGGACCAAATTGATTATAATTTTCCCCAATCAATGGATTATCTCCCATTAAATTTAAATGATCGGTAATTATCATAAAATCACCTGGATCAAAATTAAAGTTAATTCCTCCAGCTGCATTTGTAACAATCATTTTATCTATTCCTAACAATTTCATTACTCTAACAGGCATAGTAATTTCCTGCATACTATAACCTTCATAATAATGAAATCTTCCCTGCATAGCTATTACTTCTTTATCTTCCAATTTACCAATAATAAGTTTTCCAGCATGACCTTCTACAGTTGAAACAGGAAAATGTGGTATATCTTTATATTCTATTTCAATTTTGTCTTTTATATCTTCTGCTAATATTCCCAATCCTGAACCTAAAATCAAGCCAATATCAGGTTTTATATCTATTTTATTATCAATATATTTTACAGCTTCCTTAATTTTATCTAACATTTATTAATCCTCCTTGATAATTAAATTTCTAAAACTTTCACCATCAGCAGTTTTTTCTATAGAAAGTAATTCAGCAATAGTTGCAGCTAAATCTGCATAACTATCTCTTATATTAATATCATTATCTTCTTTTATATTATTTCCATATACTAATAAAGGTACATATTCCCTCGTATGATCTGTTCCTTCATAAGTTGGATCACATCCATGATCTGCTGTTATAAATAAAACATCATCATCATTTAAACTATCTAATATTTCTGGTAATCTTTTATCAAACTCTTCTAAAGCCTGGGCATAACCCTTAACATCTCTTCTGTGTCCATAAATCATATCATATTCTACTAAATTTGCAAAAATTAATCCTTGATCATCTTTTTTTGCAAAATCTAAAATGGCATCAATACTATCCATATTAGCTATTGTATGATTAGAAGCAGTTATTCCTCTATTTGCAAAAATATCATCAATTTTTCCTACTGATTGAACTTTCTTTCCCGCTTTTTTGATATTATCTAAAAGTGTATTTTTAGTAGGCTTTAAAGAAAAATCTTTACGCCTTTCTGTACGTTCAAGATTTCCCGGTTCTCCTACAAATGGACGGGCAATAACTCTTCCAACTCCATGTTCTCCAGTTAAAATCTCTCTTGCTTTTTGACACATTTCATAAAGTTCATCTACAGGTATAACCTCTTCATGAGCAGCAATTTGAAAAACACTATCTGCAGAAGTATAGACAATTGGATTAGCAGTTTCCAAATGCTCGTCTATTAGTTCTTCAATAATCACAGTACCTGAAGCAGGTTTATTTCCTAATATTTCTCTGCCAATCTCTTCCTCGAATTCATTAATCACCTCATCAGGAAATCCATCAGGATAAGTTGGAAAAGGTTTTTCAGAAATCAAACCTGCTAATTCCCAATGTCCTGTTGTAGTATCTTTTCCAACCGAAGCTTCAGCCATTTTCCCATAAGAACCCTTAGCTTTTATATTTGAATTCAGACCTTTAATATTTTTTATTTTACCCAATCCTAATTTTTCTAAATTAGGCAAATTTAAACCACCAAGTTCTCTAGCCATATTTCCTAATGTATCAGCTCCAACATCTCCATAATCTTTAGCATCAGGAAGCTCTCCAATTCCAACACTGTCAAGAACAATTATTATAGCTCTATTTATATTCTTCAAATTATTTCCCCTCCCTAAAATTTTATTTACATTTTTATTATAACAAAAATTTAAACAATTTAAATGTTAGACATCTTACAACCAGTTTCTTTATTAATAATATTCAATAAATATAATATAAATCCTTCTTTCAATTCACTATATTATATCATAAATAAAAGCTACTATAAAAGTTACAAAAGCAACCAATTATAATAACTGGTTGCTTTTTAAATAATAATATATTTAGGATTGATAAAAATTAATCAATATTTATACTTCCATTAGTTGATTTAGAAATTAAATTTATACCATTTTCATTCCATTTACTCGATTTTAAAATATAATGTTTCTTTACAAGTCCCTCTTTTTCTTTAATAAAATTCATATCAGCTAAGTTAATGGATATTGAACCAATTTTAATACTGGTATCAATAAAATATTCTGCATTTTCAGGAAAACTTATATTCTGAGTACCATTAGTCGTATTAATCTCAATTTTCGAATTTTCTTTTTCCCTTAAATTTACTGTTATCATCCCATTAACTGTTGATAAATTTAACTTTTTTGCCCACCCATCAAAAAATATCTTACCATTTGTACTTTTTACTTTTCCTTCATTAATTTTAGTTTTAGCTAAATCAATTTTACCATTTTTAGTTTTTAAACGAAAACTACTAAAATTCAATTCTTCAACTCTAACTTTTCCATTTATATTTTCAACATTACCCTGATAAACATAATCAGTAGGTAAAGTTAAAAATATATCTGTATTAATCCGGTGGTCTTTAATATCCTCTATTATTATTTGCAAACTATCATCTGAGCTTTTTAAATTAAATATTTTCTTCTTTATTTTTTCTGCTTCTTCTTTACTTTCAGCAGATATATTAAATTTAATATTTAAACTATATTCATTTTTATCCCAACAACTTAGTTTTATTTTTCCATTTGTATTATCAATATCAATTATTGGACTGTCAGTATTAAAATTAGATTTATAATTTTCTATAAATTCAAATCCTGTACCAAAAAAACTACCAAACATATTCTTTATTTCATCAACAATATTACTACTACTATCAAGTGAATCTTCAATTCCTTTTTTAATATTTTTACTTATTTCTTCTCCATCAATATTATTTTTTATGTTTTCAGTTATATTTTCTGCAAAACTTTTCTTTTCTGATTTATCATCTTCAAAATTATTTTTTTTATATTCTTTTTTTTTATCTTCAGTCTTTTGCTGGTCTATACCATAAGATTCCTCAAGAGCAGCAATTAATTCATCAGCTTCTTCTTTAGTGATTTTTCCTTCTTTTAACATCTTTTTAACCATTTCCATTTCTTCCAATTATATCACCTCATAATAAGAATATTCTTAATTTTTTATATACGAGACTAGTTACTAGTCTCGTGATTAATAGCTATTCTACTTTAATAATTACATGATCACTACCATCTTTAATATCAACCAGAGTTCCACCTTCTACTTCTGAATCTACAGAATTAATAATTTCGTCAAGATCTACATCCTGATTATTGAGACTTTTTTTAGCATCTTTAGGTAAAAATTTCATAAAAGATTTAGCTAAAATCATTGGTATTGAGATATTTACTTTCTCTTCTCCATTTTCTTCTACAAGAATTTTTATAGATTTAGATTTAGAAGATATTTTCGTTTCAGGTTTTTTATCTCCTTCAAGAGTTTCCAACAAATTATTAGCTTCATCTACATCAATTTTACCCTCTTCCACCATTTTTAAAATTCTCATTCTCTCATCACTCATATCAATTAAATCCCCCTTTAAATTTTCTGAAGTAATTCAACTGCCTCTTTAGAATCTATTTCACCCTTTTCTAAAGAATCTAAGATTTCTTTTCTTTTTTCTGCAGTTACATCATCTGGACTCTCTTCTGCATTATAACCCAAAGCTCCTATAACATCATCAAGCTTATTACGAACTGTTGGATAGGAAATACCCATTTCTCTCTCAACTTCTTTAATATTACCTCTTGATTTAATAAAAACTTCTACAAATTCTAATTGTTCTTTATCCAATCGTAAAAATTTATCTAACTGAAAGTTTCCACTAATTTCTGTCCTACAATGAGGACATTTTAATTTTGTAATTTGTAAATTTTCATTACACACCGGACATTTACCAATAAGATCATGAGCCATAATTTTCACCTCTTTCTATAATATCTGTTATTAAAAGTATATATCATTATTTTAAATATGTCAAGCAATATATTAACTTTTTTAAAAAGTTGATTAATATATTTAATTTTAAGGGGGTTTTTACCCTGCTTTATTACTTCATATTAATAAAAGCAACAAAAATATTTATTTTATTGAATTAAATATTAAATATTTAAATGCTATTCAGAAACCTTACCATAATTACCTCCACCACCAGATTCAATAGATAAATTACCTTTTCTTGCTTTAAGTATTAAATCTGCAATTTTAGGGCCAACAATTGATTTGAGATTTTCATATTTACTATTATGAATAATTTCCATCTCAGTTCCAAATTCATTTAGCAATTTTTTTAAAGTTTTTTTACCTATCCCAGGTAAATTTAATAAAGGAACCTGATATATATATTCAGCTCGGTATGAAGGTGATTTAGATTCCTGTTCCTTAATTATATCTAATACCCGATCTTTTACACCTGTAATTAACTTATCACTTTCACAAACCGGACATTTATCAACTGTTTTGTCTGAAGAAAATATTGTCTCACATTCAGGACAATATGAACGATGGTATTTACCTAAACGGGGATCCATCCCAAAATTTTTAGTAGTTTTTCTTCCTTTTTTTCTTTTTAAGGCAAGTTTAATTTCCTTAAAATTCAAATCTTTAATTTTAAATATATTATATTCTCTGGCAATCTTGGGAATAGAATGAGCATCAGAGTTGCTTAAAAAACTTTTATTTCTCAATTCTGGTAAATAATCAGCCAATTTTGTGTCAGCACTTAAACCCAACTCAATAGCAGGAATTTCATTCCACTGTTTTTCATTAAAAACTTCTTTATAAGTTGAAAAAGCATTTCCATAAAAACTTTTATGAGGAGTAAAGGCATGAGCTGGTATCAAAATTCCAGAACAAACTTTTGTAATTTTAAATATTTCTTTTCCTGTTAAACCTGTAGATTGAGAACTCAAATTAATATTAGTAATATACTGACTCATGATTTCACTAAATTCTTTAAGATTTTTTAAATAAGGAAAATATGCAAGATAATGGACCTGACCTCCATTCTCTTCTCTACTTTCTATTTCAGCACCAGGGATAATTAGCAATTCATCTTTATATAATAATCCCCCTTCATCTAATTCTTTCATAATATTTTTATTTAACATAAACTCAATATCTTTTATAACATCAGGTGAAGCAGAATCTATTATCCCTACTACATCTATCCCCTTTCTTTCTAAAGATTCTTTAGCTATATTAGAAAAATTTAATTTATCAGAAGCAGTTATCTTGACAGCCTGACCAGAG
Encoded here:
- a CDS encoding endonuclease Q family protein; translation: MKLNKYFADLHIHIGRASSGQAVKITASDKLNFSNIAKESLERKGIDVVGIIDSASPDVIKDIEFMLNKNIMKELDEGGLLYKDELLIIPGAEIESREENGGQVHYLAYFPYLKNLKEFSEIMSQYITNINLSSQSTGLTGKEIFKITKVCSGILIPAHAFTPHKSFYGNAFSTYKEVFNEKQWNEIPAIELGLSADTKLADYLPELRNKSFLSNSDAHSIPKIAREYNIFKIKDLNFKEIKLALKRKKGRKTTKNFGMDPRLGKYHRSYCPECETIFSSDKTVDKCPVCESDKLITGVKDRVLDIIKEQESKSPSYRAEYIYQVPLLNLPGIGKKTLKKLLNEFGTEMEIIHNSKYENLKSIVGPKIADLILKARKGNLSIESGGGGNYGKVSE
- a CDS encoding DUF4097 family beta strand repeat-containing protein; translation: MEMVKKMLKEGKITKEEADELIAALEESYGIDQQKTEDKKKEYKKNNFEDDKSEKKSFAENITENIKNNIDGEEISKNIKKGIEDSLDSSSNIVDEIKNMFGSFFGTGFEFIENYKSNFNTDSPIIDIDNTNGKIKLSCWDKNEYSLNIKFNISAESKEEAEKIKKKIFNLKSSDDSLQIIIEDIKDHRINTDIFLTLPTDYVYQGNVENINGKVRVEELNFSSFRLKTKNGKIDLAKTKINEGKVKSTNGKIFFDGWAKKLNLSTVNGMITVNLREKENSKIEINTTNGTQNISFPENAEYFIDTSIKIGSISINLADMNFIKEKEGLVKKHYILKSSKWNENGINLISKSTNGSINID
- a CDS encoding phosphopentomutase; the protein is MKNINRAIIIVLDSVGIGELPDAKDYGDVGADTLGNMARELGGLNLPNLEKLGLGKIKNIKGLNSNIKAKGSYGKMAEASVGKDTTTGHWELAGLISEKPFPTYPDGFPDEVINEFEEEIGREILGNKPASGTVIIEELIDEHLETANPIVYTSADSVFQIAAHEEVIPVDELYEMCQKAREILTGEHGVGRVIARPFVGEPGNLERTERRKDFSLKPTKNTLLDNIKKAGKKVQSVGKIDDIFANRGITASNHTIANMDSIDAILDFAKKDDQGLIFANLVEYDMIYGHRRDVKGYAQALEEFDKRLPEILDSLNDDDVLFITADHGCDPTYEGTDHTREYVPLLVYGNNIKEDNDINIRDSYADLAATIAELLSIEKTADGESFRNLIIKED
- a CDS encoding purine-nucleoside phosphorylase: MLDKIKEAVKYIDNKIDIKPDIGLILGSGLGILAEDIKDKIEIEYKDIPHFPVSTVEGHAGKLIIGKLEDKEVIAMQGRFHYYEGYSMQEITMPVRVMKLLGIDKMIVTNAAGGINFNFDPGDFMIITDHLNLMGDNPLIGENYNQFGPRFPDMSEAYDKNLRNIAEKTAREESLTVRNGVYAGMSGPSFETPAEIRKLRKDGADAVGMSTVPEVIVANHMDIDVLGISCITNMAAGILPQPLNHEEVIEITEKVKPEFKKLVRTILKRIE
- a CDS encoding DUF2089 domain-containing protein codes for the protein MAHDLIGKCPVCNENLQITKLKCPHCRTEISGNFQLDKFLRLDKEQLEFVEVFIKSRGNIKEVEREMGISYPTVRNKLDDVIGALGYNAEESPDDVTAEKRKEILDSLEKGEIDSKEAVELLQKI